The Branchiostoma floridae strain S238N-H82 chromosome 10, Bfl_VNyyK, whole genome shotgun sequence genome has a segment encoding these proteins:
- the LOC118424198 gene encoding pericentrin-like, protein MQQKLNFVHEEELKQAAMEAEEKLQQSLEAQQVQLEQLHTGQLEILSAEARHEKAQLLASLEASLVQAHQLELEQQAQQLEAKWTAQVQQLETEHQQELQEHKVSTEETSKQLLERLKTQLTSEHQASIQKATEELDRIALDKLASLRQEMEERHQEELRAKESDTLQEKEKLQQAKDEHQSALEGVLRQQEMLLEQTEVMRKQLELQHQQDLMKLHADIQTEYAELVQVRAELLQWQEQITQQHTQDIHNLNTDHQAELTKLQKDSNNLEAKLHQTHLEEMEQMRAYFEKRCREQEEDFAMEIAKVKKHYEETVEVHVDVEEENAYRMPTSAYTLTSTLLSDDSSPCPSPTSPLQPEVDLERYRKELEEQLEEHYNDLMERTRSDMATTHQQEMTRLQTELETKTETDLENLRIQLADKYQKDVEKLQEAHLKEMEEIQERLSEEHRQETVRLRMDCALEAAKQSEQDMEELRKELETKHQEAQESLEQNLEEKYTAKIKSQQAAFAEELAKDREIGLQQQQSEHEEALVKAQKHIEDEIVRINMEKDAELEVWKAKLQKNVERLEQEKEVLLEEKEKSAQQVREVEELYRNKHEQVLAEAVVRHSIEVADLRTQLEDAQQKLKDETDALALLKQQHQKQISDIKKTLLEEFDVLTAEMKKQHQDNIDGLTEKHQIELTRLQEDQEQALAHLKEMQEKEITKIKMQHEAHLENLKSSVSEETVSQHMLNLDKITREMEDNHKLEMDKMNTQLKEQHSAEIALLEAQIKERDVDQQRAITDLQTMHQAELSALKQDHLANVTSEVAKVREELDEAYRQQLETAQLDWEQSSEEKTQELQQELKELAQSHEKELDDIKQRYEDDMRNQLETLGEEAEKQKEHKIAKLRGILQKDMEALKIELKTAEEHHEEDKARIKSHFQQELDKMRDELGKKTSENQTLVGQLESMTQKCTELEEGLQKAMDEKAALEDAAERGKEESERESEERLKEMLEKADKEKDRLQTEVEEEQRRRQELRQEFDAAVGDFSAELEDLKAEKEAQKQNLQEQEALIAQVQEEKSKIERRLEDQIARYEMTMNRRERENEEGENLLKMLRSDLDRLQEERDAVQKANDHLLKTLSDVTQTNISLEERVSEHLERLARDRQGAAGDQPSHSSQGGDRPDLSQTSDHVTDLSSMTDEGLDISQQLADSMFVGPDLDQEGEMTVHNAASSLQEAVTRLLDLLQLTKQQLNESRTAHADIMNASEQTRVRTQQMLVDSQQLQEQLQAEVESRQVLQLELDQAKGLSEGLKTDNQTLQEQLDIKEQQQTEMAQEIEGMREQLQEMETERQTLQEEQDLLERQKMVLSEKASSGELGTWFLNILLDVLQMESFLQEIESLKQEKQQLEEQLHAERQRWELQLHSLETALEDQNRKTQELQDSSAGQVEELRKQVTALDKQIKSNKQFMEVQAHEREQEREDFQKEIAELQTELQTKGVVRNVEERLTTEVQQLEEQLQDKTDAQSQSLLKIEQLERELQVQVETNSTMEQQVKDMEKKLEQQLQVEAQLNTHLQQLKKEQERTRLASEEISQARNREELFI, encoded by the exons TTTCAACAGAGGAGACCTCAAAGCAGCTCCTTGAAAGACTGAAGACCCAGCTGACATCAGAACATCAGGCCAGCATTCAG AAAGCAACAGAAGAGTTGGACAGGATTGCGTTGGACAAGCTGGCCTCCCTCCGACAGGAGATGGAAGAGAGGCACCAGGAGGAGTTAAGGGCCAAGGAGAGTGACACTCTTCAGGAAAAGGAGAAACTTCAGCAGGCGAAGGATGAACATCAGTCAGCTCTGGAAGGGGTGCTGAGGCAGCAGGAGATGCTGCTGGAACAAACAGaag TGATGAGGAAGCAGTTGGAGCTCCAGCACCAACAGGACCTGATGAAGCTCCACGCAGACATCCAGACGGAGTACGCTGAGCTGGTGCAGGTCAGGGCAGAGCTGCTGCAGTGGCAGGAACAGATCACACAACAGCACACCCAGGACATCCACAACCTCAACACAGACCACCAGGCAGAGCTCACCAAACTACAGAAGGACTCCAACAACCTGGAGGCAAAGCTGCACCAGACACACCTGGAGGAGATGGAACAGATGAGGGCGTACTTTGAGAAAAGGTGTCGCGAACAGGAGGAAGACTTCGCCATGGAGATCGCAAAGGTTAAAAAGCACTATGAAGAAACagttgaggtacatgtagatgtagaggAGGAGAATGCTTACAGGATGCCCACGTCTGCCTACACTCTGACATCCACATTGTTGTCTGATGACAGTTCCCCGTGTCCCTCCCCTACCTCCCCACTCCAGCCTGAAGTAGACCTAGAACGGTACAGGAAGGAACTTGAGGAACAGTTGGAAGAGCACTACAATGATCTAATGGAGAGGACACGTTCGGACATGGCGACAACACACCAGCAAGAAATGACAAGACTGCAGACAGAACTGGAGACGAAGACAGAAACAGACTTGGAGAATTTGAGAATTCAGCTAGCCGACAAGTATCAGAAGGATGTCGAGAAGCTCCAGGAAGCACATTTAAAGGAAATGGAGGAAATTCAAGAGAGATTGTCAGAAGAACACAGGCAGGAGACGGTTCGACTGAGGATGGATTGTGCTTTAGAAGCTGCCAAACAGTCTGAGCAGGACATGGAGGAATTACGTAAGGAGCTTGAAACAAAACATCAAGAGGCTCAAGAAAGCCTTGAACAAAATCTGGAGGAAAAATACACAGCTAAAATAAAGTCACAGCAGGCAGCTTTTGCAGAAGAGCTGGCCAAAGATCGAGAGATTGGACTCCAGCAGCAGCAAAGTGAACATGAAGAGGCACTGGTCAAAGCTCAGAAACACATCGAAGACGAAATAGTCAGAATCAACATGGAGAAAGATGCAGAATTGGAAGTCTGGAAAGCCAAACTCCAGAAGAATGTTGAACGATTGGAACAGGAGAAAGAAGTATTGCTAGAGGAGAAGGAGAAATCTGCTCAGCAAGTCAGGGAGGTGGAAGAACTGTACAGAAACAAACATGAGCAGGTTTTGGCCGAGGCTGTTGTCAGACACAGTATTGAGGTGGCGGACCTGAGAACTCAGCTGGAAGATGCTCAGCAAAAACTGAAGGATGAAACTGATGCTCTGGCCCTTCTTAAACAGCAACACCAAAAACAAATTTctgatataaagaaaacattgctGGAAGAATTTGATGTTTTGACAGCAGAAATGAAAAAGCAACACCAGGATAACATAGATGGTTTGACAGAAAAACACCAAATAGAGCTCACAAGGCTTCAAGAAGACCAAGAGCAAGCCTTGGCACATCTAAAGGAGATGCAGGAAAAGGAAATCACAAAGATTAAAATGCAACATGAGGCTCATTTAGAGAACTTGAAATCAAGTGTTTCAGAAGAAACTGTGTCACAGCACATGCTCAACTTAGACAAAATTACAAGAGAAATGGAAGACAATCACAAACTGGAGATGGATAAAATGAACACGCAGCTAAAAGAACAACACTCTGCTGAGATTGCACTGTTGGAAGCACAAATCAAGGAAAGAGATGTCGACCAACAGAGGGCGATAACAGACCTCCAAACCATGCACCAAGCAGAACTGTCTGCCCTGAAACAGGATCATCTAGCCAATGTGACCTCAGAAGTAGCCAAGGTTAGAGAGGAGCTAGATGAAGCATATAGACAGCAATTGGAGACTGCCCAGCTTGACTGGGAACAGAGTTCTGAAGAAAAGACTCAAGAACTTCAACAGGAATTGAAAGAACTGGCCCAGTCTCACGAGAAGGAGTTAGATGACATAAAACAGAGATATGAAGATGACATGAGAAACCAGCTGGAGACACTAGGAGAGGAGGCTGAGAAACAAAAGGAACACAAGATAGCTAAGTTGAGAGGAATCCTGCAGAAAGACATGGAAGCCCTGAAGATAGAACTCAAAACAGCCGAGGAGCATCACGAGGAAGACAAAGCTCGCATCAAGTCTCACTTCCAGCAGGAACTGGACAAGATGCGTGACGAGCTGGGCAAGAAGACTTCAGAAAACCAAACCCTTGTTGGCCAGCTGGAGTCCATGACACAGAAGTGCACAGAGCTGGAGGAAGGGCTACAGAAAGCAATGGATGAGAAAGCTGCCTTGGAGGATGCCgcagagagagggaaagaagaGAGTGAAAGGGAGTCAGAGGAAAGGTTGAAAGAAATGCTGGAGAAAGCTGACAAGGAGAAGGACAGATTGCAAACTGAAGTTGAAGAAGAGCAGAGGAGGAGACAGGAGCTGAGACAGGAGTTCGACGCTGCTGTGGGTGATTTCTCCGCAGAGTTGGAGGACTTGAAAGCTGAGAAGGAAGCTCAGAAACAGAACCTTCAGGAGCAGGAGGCATTGATTGCACAG GTGCAAGAGGAAAAAAGTAAGATAGAGAGGCGGTTAGAAGATCAGATTGCGAGGTACGAGATGACCATGAATCGTCGGGAAAGAGAGAATGAAGAGGGAGAGAACCTGCTGAAGATGCTGAGATCTGACCTGGACAGGCTGCAGGAGGAGAG GGATGCAGTCCAGAAGGCAAATGACCATCTTCTGAAGACGCTGTCTGATGTGACACAGACTAACATCTCGCTAGAGGAGAGAGTTAGTGAGCATCTGGAGAGACTTGCCAGGGACCGACAGGGTGCAGCTGGGGACCAACCATCTCACAGCAGTCAAG GTGGAGACAGACCAGACCTGAGCCAGACTAGTGACCATGTAACGGACCTGTCCTCCATGACTGATGAGGGACTGGACATCTCCCAACAGCTGGCTGACAGCATGTTTGTGGGACCAGACCTGGACCAGGAGGGAGAGATGACAGTACACAACGCTGCCAGTAGTCTACAGGAGGCTGTCACTAGACTACTGGACCTGTTACAGCTGACAAAACAACAG CTGAATGAGTCCAGAACCGCCCATGCCGACATAATGAATGCCTCAGAACAGACCCGGGTGAGAACACAGCAGATGCTAGTTGACAGTCAGCAGCTGCAGGAACAGCTGCAGGCTGAGGTGGAATCCAGGCAGGTGCTACAGCTGGAGTTGGACCAGGCAAAAG GGCTGTCTGAAGGGCTTAAAACAGACAATCAAACATTACAAGAGCAGCTGGACATCAAAGAGCAGCAGCAGACAGAGATGGCACAGGAGATCGAGGGAATGAGAGAACAACTGCAGGAGATGGAGACGGAGAGACAGACTCTGCAGGAGGAGCAGGATCTACTGGAGAGACAGAAGATGGTCCTGTCTGAGAAGGCTTCCAGTGGGGAGCTGGGTACGTGGTTTCTCAACATACTATTAGATGTTCTACAAATGGAAA GTTTCCTCCAAGAGATTGAGAGTCTGAAGCAGGAGAAACAGCAGCTGGAGGAACAGCTGCATGCGGAGAGACAGCGGTGGGAGCTGCAGCTGCACagcctggagacagcactggagGACCAGAACAGGAAGACCCAGGAGCTGCAGGACAGCTCTGCTGGACAGGTGGAGGAGCTGAGGAAACAGGTCACTGCACTGGACAAACAGATCAAGTCTAACAAGCAGTTCATGGAG GTGCAAGCCCACGAGCGTGAACAGGAAAGAGAAGACTTCCAGAAGGAGATAGCAGAACTCCAGACTGAGTTACAAACTAAAGGTGTGGTACGGAATGTAGAGGAGCGCCTGACTACAGAGGTGCAGCAGCTGGAGGAACAGCTGCAGGACAAGACAGATGCACAGAGTCAGAGTCTGCTGAAAATAGAGCAG CTTGAGAGAGAACTCCAGGTCCAAGTGGAAACAAACAGCACCATGGAACAGCAGGTCAAAGACATGGAGAAAAAACTGGAGCAGCAGCTACAGGTGGAGGCACAGCTGAACACGCACCTGCAGCAGCTGAAAAAGGAGCAGGAGAGGACCCGGCTGGCATCTGAGGAGATTTCTCAGGCAAGAAATAGAGAAGAACTCTTCATATGA